GATGAGCTTGGGACGCAGCGCAAAGGCACGTGCAATACCAATACGCTGGCGTTGTCCACCCGAAAACTCATGCGGATAGCGATTGATATGCTCAGGGTTTAAGCCCACTACATCAAGCAGCTCGCGCACACGCTCCAGGCGTTCAGATTTCGTGCCAACCTTATGAATAACCATAGGCTCAGAAACAATCTCACCAATGGTCATGCGCGGGTTCAGACTTGCATAGGGGTCTTGGAAAATAAACTGCATGTCCCGGCGCATAGCTTTAAGCTCTTTGCTGTTCATGGCAGCAACATCGCGACCCTCAAAAAAGACATGGCCAGAGGTGGGCTTGTTGAGGCGCATAATCGTGCGACCGGTTGTTGACTTGCCGCAACCCGACTCGCCTACCAGACCAAAGGTCTCACCTGGATAAATCTCAAACGAGACGTCGTGTACTGCCGAAACAACACTCTTAGAAAAATAGCTGCTAAAGACACCAGAGCCAGCAACAAACTCTTTTGAGAGGTGCTCAACCTTCAGCAGGGGTTCTTTTGTAGTATCTGCCATAGGTCTTATGCCTCAACTTCCTGCGTATGAGACGGTGTGGACATCTGCGGTTCTCCTGTTGCAATCGTGCCGCGAGAACGTGATGTATCAGGAGCATTCCGCGCAAACTCAGCATCAGCTGCATAGTGACACGCTGCGTAGTGCCCACTCTCAAAGCTTACCTTTTGAGGACGCTCGCGGTGGCACAGCTCAGTTGCATAAGGACAGCGCGGGGCAAAGGCACAACCTGTGGGCAAATTGACAAGGGAAGGCGGATTGCCCTGAATGGGGGTTAAGGGCTTCTTTTCGTCCATTGCCTGCTCTGGAATTGAGCGAATCAAACCCCACGTATAGGGATGACGGCTCTGGTAGAAAATCTCATCTGCCGTGCCAAACTCAACCGGATGACCAGCATACATGACCATAATTTTGTCGGCCATATCGGCAACAACGCCCAAGTCATGCGTAATCATAACAATGGCGTTACCGTTTTTCTGCTGCATCTCCTGCATGAGCTCAATAATCTGAGCCTGAATGGTTACGTCAAGTGCCGTGGTAGGTTCGTCTGCAATCAAAATATCAGGATCGCAGGCAAGCGCCATAGCAATCATAACGCGCTGACGCATGCCGCCTGAGAACTGATGCGGATACTCGTTTGCACGCTTCTCGGGCTCAGGAATACCAACCAAATCAAGGAGTTCTACCGCGGCCTTATGCGCCTCTTCTTTTGAGTAACCGCGATGCAGGCGCAATCCCTCGCCAACCTGCTTGCCAACCTTATAGACAGGGTTCAGCGAAGTCATGGGGTCTTGGAAAATCATTGCAATATCGTTACCACGAACGTGCTGCATCTCTTCTTCACTCATATTGAGCAAATCATGTCCACGATAACTTACACGTCCGCCCTCAACCCGTCCGGGAGGCAT
This region of Collinsella sp. zg1085 genomic DNA includes:
- a CDS encoding ABC transporter ATP-binding protein, coding for MADTTKEPLLKVEHLSKEFVAGSGVFSSYFSKSVVSAVHDVSFEIYPGETFGLVGESGCGKSTTGRTIMRLNKPTSGHVFFEGRDVAAMNSKELKAMRRDMQFIFQDPYASLNPRMTIGEIVSEPMVIHKVGTKSERLERVRELLDVVGLNPEHINRYPHEFSGGQRQRIGIARAFALRPKLIICDEPVSALDVSIQAQVLNLLKELQERFGTAYLFIAHDLSVVQHISDRVAVMYLGKMVEVSDWKSLYAEPHHPYTQSLLSAVPIPDPDIQRERRRIILAGDPPSPINPPSGCRFHTRCPIAQAVCSEKTPEFNEVKLGHHCACHFAEAFPIKESHINL
- a CDS encoding ABC transporter ATP-binding protein, whose protein sequence is MAKKKTSYVDLKTLPVPEGQHLLEVDDLKMYFHTQDGVVHAVDGVSYTLDRGETLGVVGESGSGKSVTAMTIMGLIPMPPGRVEGGRVSYRGHDLLNMSEEEMQHVRGNDIAMIFQDPMTSLNPVYKVGKQVGEGLRLHRGYSKEEAHKAAVELLDLVGIPEPEKRANEYPHQFSGGMRQRVMIAMALACDPDILIADEPTTALDVTIQAQIIELMQEMQQKNGNAIVMITHDLGVVADMADKIMVMYAGHPVEFGTADEIFYQSRHPYTWGLIRSIPEQAMDEKKPLTPIQGNPPSLVNLPTGCAFAPRCPYATELCHRERPQKVSFESGHYAACHYAADAEFARNAPDTSRSRGTIATGEPQMSTPSHTQEVEA